From the Mus musculus strain C57BL/6J chromosome 10, GRCm38.p6 C57BL/6J genome, the window TGTAACTTAGTGGGAAAGCACTGCTTTAGTAGGTAAAAAACTGTGAGTTTTATCCCTagcactgtgggggtggggaggggggaagataTGAGAGAGAATATATACACAGGGCTTTCTCCATTGTTAGTCTACCTTTGCTTTTTGCTTAAAAGCTCCAATCTGTTTTACAGACTAATATTAATTTCAGTGGAGAATGCCAAGTAACATTTATTGGGGGGCAGAGGAACAGTATTTGCCCATATTACAGACACCCTTGCCCAGTAGGTAGCCACTTCTAGGAATCTGAACTCTATATGTCCTGGCATGAGTGGGGAGTGTGTGAAAGGTCAGGCATTGTAGCCGTTAGTATGAGCAGAAAGTCAgattctgggatagcattggaaatgtaaacgaggaaaatacctaattaaaaaaaaaaaaggaaaaaaaaaaaaagaaagtcagattCAACCTCAGTATTCGTAGAGAGGCAGGTACTGATGCTGCTCCCCAGTGCAGATAGGAGGGACTAAGCACCTTTGCCAGTCCTGAGAAGGGCCAAACCAACTGTTACATACAATGCAAAGAATGGAGCGGTGTGTGGTCAGGTGTGTGTATCACACTCTTGTGTACACATAAGAAAGGAGGTAGGCTACAGCATAGCCTCATGCTGAAGAACTTGGTTAAATTCCTAGCATCACCAAGAAAAAGGGGCgggagggtaaaaaaaaaatgtctgtctgTTAGTCCATGCAGAAAATATTTCTGAGAGGTAACATTGAGATCCCGTTTTCCATTGATAACCACtagcaaatgaaaaattagttttctccaagggagtctcactggggaaacaaacgaCTCTTAAGGGTAGGTCCCATGCCTATCAGTAGATAGCCAGCAGAAAACTAAAtagcatctttggaggttctttgtctcataacaTTAAGTCGAagcagctgcctcctcctcctcctcctccttcttcctcctccttcttcctcctcttcctcttcctcttcctcttcctcttcctctccctcctcctcttcttcttctagcATGCAGGTCTTTTGAGTATATGTTAAAGACTTCTAGTTCTGATGTCTTTgcgatttctgtgtgtgtgaacatgtgtgtatctgattctttatgtgtttcttgtgcttcttctttggctctttttcttgtcTGGTTGTTTTATCCTACTCTGatatttttgggttttattttggtGATTTGGTTCGGTTTGGAGACAGGAttcctctgtgtagaccaggctagccttgaactcactctgtagactcaggctagccttgaactcagagatccacttctctccctctgcctccagagtgctgggactaaaggcatgggccaccactgtccagctgacctgtttgttttttatttattttattttattctattttattttactatttcctAGATGCCTTCTTGATCCATACAGAAAGGGCGTGGATCCAGACAGGAGGGAATTGGaaggaattgggggaggggaaaccataatcagaatgtattgtggtttttttttttaatctattttcaattaaaattttcaaaaaagaaagaccCTCTTGTCCATTGTCGCCTCCGTATGGCTCATACAGGTGTGAGGCAGACTTTTTGTGTCCTATGGATTCTGTGCGAAAGCTGGTAGAGGAAGGCAGGGGctgttggctgtgggtgtctccaTCTTTGGCCTTtgcttcttcccctttcttcccctttctctctctctctctctctctctctctctctctctctctctctctctctcgctctctcgctcttcCTCCAACTTCCTTCATACACTGACAGAGAAAGCCTTTGTGCCTCAGATATTGCAGAGTTCCCTGGTTTTTTTTACTGTGAGCTTGGGCCATTGCTCTTCCAATGGAGTGTGACCATGGTAACCAGGGATGATACAGGGTGGTGTCTCAATGAGGTGAAGGGAAAGAAAGtataatcagaaaaaaacaaaaaaacaaaaaaaaaacacccaggcCTGGACTCATGGGACAAACAAAAGACACTGTTCACAGAGTAAGACACTGAGGCTCAGACAGGGAAAACtgtttgacctccacacacttgGCCTTGGTAAAGCTAAGATTTGACCCAGCCCTAGGGAGACTTAGACTCGCCCAGGAGACTCTGTCCTATATTCATAGAAGGCGGGATTCCCTCACTGCCCTCTGCCTACAGCAGTCAGGGCCATATCTGCCCTGCATCCCAGGACCATGTCAGGCCTGAGGAGTTACTAACTAAGTCAGGCTGGGTCCATCTGATGGTTCCCAAGGCAGGTTCTTCTCTTTATTATTCTGGGCACCTCAATTTCCTTGTCTGAGAAATGGGCTCATACTTCCTACCCCACAGCTAtggcattaccaggaaagaggaaCTCTAAAGAGACTGTAGGCCTGACAttgcaggagaggaggagggttgGGAAGTAGGTCTCACCACCCTGATGGCCAGTTTGTGTTACTGAGACGCGGCATTGCAGGACGGTCGGCTTGCTTGTctccatgtctgtgtgtcttcctGTAGTGGTACACGCCGGATGCCTGCCTGCAGCTCAAAGAGCACTTCCACAGCCGCGTCAGCACAGCCTGCCAGCACAGGAACACAGGCACTGCTGGGTAAGCCCGTGGTACGGAGGGAGTGGGAGCTGCAGGAGGAATAGGAGCACAAAGGCACgtacactgtcttagttagggtgaaCTTCTGTGagcagatgccatgaccaaggaaattcttacaaggacagcatttaattggggctggcttacaggttcagaggttcagtccattatcatcaaggcaggagcatggcagagtacaggcaggcatggcacaggaggagctgagagttctacatcttcatctgaaggctgctaggagaagactggcttccaggcagctagcagGGGGatcttaaagcctacacccacagtaacacacctcttccaacaaggccacgcccattccaacaaggccacacccactccaacagggctacaccttctaatagtgccactccctgggcccagcatatacaaaccatcacacacatgtTAAATGAAAACATGAGCAAATTGAATACACAGGCTGAACTAGTGCAGTCTGTTAGGCTATTAATCTAACTTTGCTATAATTTATGAgttatgtaattattttatataatatataatttatatattatgtatcagTTTATATAGTATAATAAATATAGTATGTTTATATAGTACATGTAGCATATATTAGTTTATATAATATAGATTAGCTTATATATTAGTTTATATACTATATGatgatatacattatatattttataatataatacataatttatataatatataaaccaatatataatattatatagtcATAATAATTTATgtgatttttaatatatttataaatatgtaaatataatttatagaatCTATAATTTCCCTGTTTCTCCGAATGTCATACAGGTGACTTTTCAGCCTGAGTGAAGTTTCCACACAGTTTCATTTCCTCTGTCTAAGCCAGCTATCTTCTTTGTCATCCCTTCACGTATCTATATGTCAGATCCTCCAGGAGACCTCTCTGACTGCTTACTGTCCCTGCCTCTGGCCTGGGGAGACCCTACATACTACCCTTCTTCTGTGCCGTAGAACTCCATAATCTTAGGTCACAGAACTGTTGTTTTCTCTGAGAGGTCTGGCTGAGTCTGCCCCATTTCTTCCTCAGCTGCCACTGTCCGCTGTCAAAGGGGATTTCACAGTAGTCCGTCCTCTCGCTAACAGATGGGCACAAAGGCCTGCCGTTCCCTTTCCATCCAGAGCTCACAAAATCATGTACATGCGTCAGATCACAGGGTGAGAGATCATCCCAGAGGGAGGCGGGAGCTCAGGTCAGAATTGCTAATGGTGACTTGAGGGCTTAAAGGTAAGGGCTTCAGCAGGGGGTTCCTATGTCATAGCCGGTTCTTGATACAGATTATCTACCAGACCCTACACAGTGCCACAGGAGGTAAGGCAATTGAGACACGGAGCGTGCCCACTATACAGTCCCAGTGGTACCTGTACACTTAGACATGGAATCAAGGCTGGCCTGTTCCAAAATGGGAGGGCTGCCTGAGAGTAGGAAAGGCCCAGCTCTAGCCCTGGCTGATGCAGACAGATAAACCATATTCTCAGTCGTCAACCAGCACAAATGCCCTCCTGCTGTCTGCAGACACAGGGGCCGCTAGATGTTTCCCAAGATGGTCAGTTTCAGCGTTGATGTCTTTGGGAAGAGTTGCAGAGATGGCTTTTATTAAAATCTGTACTAATCCGATGGTAGCGTGGGGTACGCCGTAGCACGCGTGCAGATATCCAAAGCAACTTGTGAGAATCAGGTCTCCCCTTCCACCAAACAGATAGGTCcaggggatcgaactcaggtcatcaggcttggcggcTAGCACCGCTACCCATGCAGCCGGCTCACCAGCCCGGAAACCATTAAAAGTCTTAGCAACAGTCTCAGAGATGCCACTGCCCGAGATGCAGGATACGCCCAGGCAGAGGGAAGGTAGTAGTTGCTCTTAGTGAGCAGGGTCTCCAAGGAGCCCAGGAATCACAGAGCCAGTCTGCCCCCATGAGCCCAGACACATAGACTCGGGATTCCGTTTATAGAGTACCCCTTAGCCAACCTTATCCCTACAGGCACCTGTGTACCCACTTTGCATGCGCTGACCCCCAGTTCAGGTGCACATCCCAGAGGGCGTGTGGAAGTTTGGAGGCAGGATACATACCTTGCAAAGGTGTCTCCTGTATATGGGTTCCTTATCTACCACACCTGCGGTGCAGCACCTCCCACAAGTTTGGATTCATCTGATGTTGGTTTTCATAGTCCTTCCCATgttctcctccctgcccctcagTTTGTGGCTCAGCCTCTCCTCATGCCCATTGCTAATGCTCAGGACAATGACATTGGCCAAAGGGGGTCAAGGGTATAACGGTAGGGGCCGCAGGATTGCCAGGAGTGTATGTTCTCCCATATCCCAGCACGGAGAGCAGCTTTTGGGGTAGGCCTTCCTGCATCTAGAGTTGAAGGGTGACTCAGTTCAGGGACGGAAAGTGCAGATTTCTGAAGACACCCCTGATACCACTCTCCAGGCTAATGCGGACATATTTCCTCCAGGCTCAGACTCTCCAAGGTGGTGGTCGTTGGCGATCTCTACGTGGGAAAGACTAGCCTCATTCACAGGtaagccccgccccctccccatgCTGTCAGACCGGCCCCACCCATTGCCTGGGAGCCCCAGATAGCTCGGACCTTCTGGGAACATAACACAGCCTGAGCCTGGGAAACAGTTTGAAGGGTGTGGTAAAGGCCAAGGAGTAGGGGCTGGAGAAGAGGCTCCGGGTTACCATTGGAGCACAATGCTAGGGTTTGAGTCCCTGTGCCCACAGGGTGTGGCTTGTAACTACTTTCAGTTCCAGCCCCAAGAGGTCTGACCCCTTTGGCTGCCATAGGCATCTGTACTatacacagagaagaaaaggaaggaaggaagggagggagggagggagggagggagggagggagggagggagggagggagggaggaaggaaggaaggagaggatttAAAAGAAGGAGATtgactcagttgataaagtgctcaCTGCATAAATCCCCAAACCTGAatttaatccccaggacccatgaaaaagccagatgtggcagcacatgcccttaatcccagcactaaggaaacAGAGATAGGAACCCTCAGGGCTCGCTGTGCAGCCAGACTAGCCAAATCAGTGAGAGATTTGGTGGagagcaatcacacacacacacacacacacacacacacacacacacacacacacacacacacacacgacccagTATGGTGACTGACAAATGGTGGAGCACCCTAGATAGCTAGCATTCATCACACCATCCCCATGCAGCCTCCAGCACAGTCCTCCCTGGGAAGGGACCCTCAATTCCCCTCACTATTTGCATTATAGCGTTTGCTTTCTAGGTGGATACAGCTCCCCCCTACCCCCATCATTGCTATTGGCTGCCCTGTTGCTATGTTTGGATAAGAATTTCTCAAATGTCAGAAGCGTGTAGTCTCCAGCCCGTGGAACTTTCTGTAGGGTGGCAGAACTCCTAAGAGGTAGAGCTTTGCAGGCGGGTCGTTAAGTCATTGGGGTGCACACATGGGGTGTACACATGAAGGAAACAGCATGCCGCCCTCATTCCCTTCTTTAGCTTCTTGGCTGTGAGAGATGTTCTCTTGCTGCATCATGGTGACAGCATATCACTGACCTTAAGGGTATCCCTGGTTCTAAAACAATGGGCCCAGACGACCTTCTCCTCGTAGGTTGCCATCTTTTCCAGAGTGTGTTACGACGACGGGAAAACAGATCAACACACCCGTGCACCCATGGCCTCTGTGCTTtccttgatgtttttgttttgagacagggctttttgtttgttagccctggctggcctggaactccctatgtagaccaggctgacctcagactcacagagatccacctgcctctgcctctgcctccgccgtGCTGGGATCTAAGGTGCACACCCACCACACCTAGCGGTCATCACTATGGATTCCCTACCAGGGAGTGATATTTCCCCGTGACGTTCACTGCTGTGAGCATCTCTGCCCACTTTTGTGTGGGAACCCCTGCTGATTGCCTCACCTCCCATAGGTTGTGCAAGAATGTTTTCGACCATGATTACAAGGCCACGATCGGCGTGGACTTTGAAATCGAGCGCTTTGAGATCGCAGGGATTCCCTACAGCCTCCAGATGTAAGTCTCCGTTAAGTGCTTTCCCCTAGGGAAAGCTCCCGGCTGGATCTCTTTCCTCTGTGCCCCACGATTGCTCAGCAAGGATATGTGTGGTCAAGCCCGGTCCTGGGTGGTTGTAAGAAGCCAGGCTTCATGGTCTGTGGGTCCCTAGATTCTCTGGCGTCCTCACAGTTGCCTGGTGTTGGTCATGAGAGCTGGGGATGGTCTTCTCAGCCTGACCAGCATTCCCATTCCCCACGCCAATAGCGTCCTCCTGAAGTTCAGCCTTCCTCCCCAGCTAGACCGCCTGTGATCCCACAAGCAGCAGACTGGCCTCTgacagtttttgtttggttggatgGTTGTTTTTTCCTGAGCTCTGAGCCTCTCTATTCTCAGCTATAGAATAGGACAAAGTCAATCCTTGAGTACCAGTGTTGGGTGAGTTGGGCTCTGCTGGAGACCACCCTGCCCCCCAtttatctctccagcctgatgttCTCCGTCCCCCTACTACTTCCCTCTGTACACatgtgtccatctgtccatctggtCCTTCCCCCTCAGTCTGTCTTCTCTATTAACCCTCTGCCTTTGGCTCTCTCTCAGTGGGGCACTAGTTACTGCCCCACCTTCTGCCCAGTTCACTCTCCCTCAGTCAGTGCGTCCCAGTCCTTCCCAGGTTTACCTTCCACCTTGGTGAAAGTGCTCTACGCTTTGCCCCTCATTCCCCCCAGTCCCCAGAGGGTCTTGCAGCCATACCAGGCCcccagacccctgtgctctcagggGAGGCCCCTCCATTCTCCCTGCAGTCTTATTTGGTAATCTTTATGCTCTTCTTGCCTGTGGTGGCATTCACCAAGCCTTTCTCCTAGCccccttccctgccttcctctctggctttggtctttgttcctcCGTGCCCTGCCTGGGCTGTGCCCACTGCTCCTGTGTCAGTTCGCATCTCCACAGAGACAGTGACGCAGTGTAATCCTGGAGCCAGAGGATAAGACATCCTGTTCAAGGGTGCACACACAGTTGGTCCAGAGAGAAAGATGCTCTGAAAATCCAGAGCTCCATGACTGAGATTTCTGGAAAGCTAGAAGGAGAGAAGGTCTGGGCCAGAGGGAGCAGCCAAGTGGAGCTATACAGAGAGGGACCAGCAACTGGGCTCCTATTGGGGCTCCAGGCAATATCTAATTAGAGGGCCCAGCATAAAATGGGCACTGCCTTGCCCCAGACTCACAGGATCTTATGTTGACCCCATTGCCAGCCAACCAGCCTGGCTTACTCTGTGCCCACTCCCAGCTCCCATCTAAGTGGCTTCTTCAGACATGGGGGAAAACGAATGAATTAATGAAGGAGTAAGCCCAGAAGCATTCATTGGGTTGAACTGCTCAGAAACAGATTCGGGTCACTGATGTTATATCTGTgggttatttttttctagtttaatgaaaaaaaaaacaacgaaaTGTTGATCTGTTGATTTTAAAAGGTGATCTTTCGTAGATTGGATGTCAGGGTCCTCCCTACATATTGGCAACCCATTGTAAGACTATTCAAGCAGCTTCCCACCTTGTCGCCTCCCCTCCTCCATCTTGTGGCAGACATGATCAACCTGTTATTCCATCCCTTTTCCATAGATCTAGGGCTCAACCTCCATTCCCCTCTCAACACGTTTCAGAAAGCCAGAGCTAAATGGGATGTGACCCATGTGTGCCCATTAGCACTGTTCCCCACCTGAGGAGCTACTGTGCTGAAGGTAGAACAGGGCCCCAGTCACACATATGCTGAGGGCCTATCCTAGAACCCCAGCATTGTCCTTCTGTAGGACACATGGTCCTTATAATGCTACACTCAGAAGGGACTGAGCTATATATAACAAAGCAATTTGTAAATTACACCttcttgggctagagagatggctcagtggtagggcgcactgactgcttttccagaggtcctgagttcaattcccagcaaccacatggtggctcacaaccatctgtaatgggatccgatgccatcttctggtgtgtctgaagtcagctacagtgtactcatatatattaaataaatcttttttttaaaaacttacacCTTCTCCCCTACTGGCACTGTGATCTGAGGAAAGAATCTAGCAGGGATTggtgggagctggaggcagggagaACTAGAACAACCAGGCACTTCCTGTTGTTCATGTGCGGCTGGCATGTTGGTGTAGGTCCTAAGATCTTCCCATGGTCTCACTGGGCCATTGCCTTAGAACACAGTGACTGCTTAACCAGCCCCCCACTGTTTTCCTGTCTCCCCTATTCCTCTCACAGCTGGGACACAGCCGGGCAGGAGAAGTTCAAGTGTATTGCGTCTGCCTACTACCGCGGTGCCCAGGGTGAGCAGCCGAATGATCCTGGAGCTCCCAACCTATGTCACCTGCACAAATACTACTTCTCTGTCCTCCAGGAGCCTCTTGGATAGCCCTGCAGCCAGCGCTTAGGAATGAAGAAGCCACCCAGGACTCTAGACCCTAGCTGTCTTTGACAGTCGCACCCTTAGAGGGTATCTGAAGTATCAGGTGCAGACTGCctcaggcccccccccccccagtttacAGCTCAGAAAAGAGCATTCTTGTTTAAGGGTCCCAGAATAAGAAAGATGACATCGTATTCCAGGTGACAAGGAAGAGAGGCTTTTCCTGTCTTCTCCAGAGAAGGGGTGACAGGTGGGCCCAGCAGGATTGGCAGGTCCCGGTATAGGTGCCTCCGTGCCCACTGCCAACATAGCCAGGGGCAGCTGGGGGCTGAGCAGGGCCCAAAGTCAGCAGAGATGGCAACGTAAAGTCCCCAGGGAGGAGACAGAAATAGAAGACAGTAGAGGGTGGAAAACCAACCATCAATTGCATCCCAAATCGGTCTCACGGGATAGGCATGGTTCTGTCTTCTTGGCGTTGGTGTGAGAATCACTGTGGTTTCATCCCAGTGTAAAGAAGGGAGAACAGGAGACGAGCAGTGTGGGGAGCCTCCAGCacggcccagtccactgtggccTCCTCTAGCCATTGCCCCTCCTAACCTTTCTCCCTGAGAGGCTGCTGCTAGCAGTGTGAGGTGCCTGCCATGCCTCGTAAACAGTACTCGCCATGCCTACCACCACCCTGATTATAATCAGCCAAAGCACAGAGGAAGTCCTTGTCCTGCCTGCTCGTATGCACAGTAGGGCAGCAGAGAACAGGGCTCTGCCTGGACCATCGTGCTGAGTGGCCTTCCCCTTGGAAATTTCAGGCAGACCGTATGATGGAAGAGCTGGCCACAGAGATGCCGTACAGGTCCCTGCCCACGTAGCTCTACAAAAGCCATTTCTGTTAACTGGTTGTTCCTGATCCCCATCCTTTAGTGAAAAGTCTACCTAGGGTCAAAACGGTATACCCCCCGACAGCTGGGGTATCATTCTCACCGATGTGCAGACAGAGAAGCAGATTCTCTGTAGTTACAGCCCTCACCAAGCCCACTGGGCCACAAGTAGCAGAGGATCTCTTGCCAAGAGTCTAATGCTTCGGGCCTTTCTCTGTTACCCCACCCTGACCCCCAGGTTTGGAGGGTTTGGAGGGGTCAGGTGAAAAGGCAGATCCAAGGGGTGACCCCAGGGTGACTCCTCCCTAGTCCCCACAGTGGGCCACCCCAGTAGTACCTAATGATCTTGGGAGATACTTAGGGGAGCCTTCCCCCAGCACACCTGTTGCTGATTGGCTGTTGGGTTTCCCTGTGTGTCCAGTGATCATCACAGCCTTTGACCTCACTGACGTGCAGACTCTGGAACATACCAGGCAAGTAACCCCAGATCCTACTCCCTCCCTCCGTGCGTCAGAGAGTCACAAAGCTACCCAGAAGGGCTCCCAAACCTTAGTCTCAGGGCTGGACCCAGAATGCCGGGCACTTTAGCCCTAGCCAGTTCCCCACTCAGCCCTAAAGACGTGTCCTCATCTGCTGCCCGGGGCCTTAAGCTGACAGGCCACAGTTGGCAATGATATCCCATTGCCACCATATTGGAAATCTTAATTTTGCACAAGGGCCCCTCCGTTCCCTTTTATATTGGTCCCTAATAATGTTCTAGCTAGTCCTCCCTGACAGAATTTTTTTTACTCGCTGTATTGGGCAGAGATGTGGGCAATATGACCAATTTCAGAGGGCTATCATCTGCCAGCCATAATCCACCTAATGGACCAAAGTCCCTCCCCACTCTTTTTGCCTGGGCCATTCACATCAGAGTTCTCCAGGCCCTATGAAAGAGACAGGAAAGGTTTTTCTAGCAGATAACAACAGGGGTCCCCCAGGTCTCACAGTAGGAGTCTTCACCTCTCCCAAACCAGTGCctttgtaattccagctcctTCTGGTCCCACGGAGGCCCTCTGACTCCAGCCCCAGCGTCCCAGCCAAGTCAGTGTAGGTCAGGGTACCATCCCTGTTCCTCCTGGCTACGTGCAAGTCTCTTGTTTCCCCTCTGTGCACTCCAGGCAGTGGCTGGAGGACGTGCTGAGGGAGAATGAGGCAGGCTCCTGCTTCATCTTCCTCGTGGGAACCAAGAAGGATCTCCTGGTAAGCAGAGTGGAGCTGGAGGCCCAACCCTGACTGGCTTTCCAGAAAATCATTGTGTTTGCAGCCAACTCGAGGGACACCGAATGATACTGACATGCTTTCTGTTGAACTTCACTCACTTCTCTGGGCAGCATCCCTGCCCTGGGATACCCCACCACATCCACTTGCTTGGGGTGACTCgagaagcaggggtggggagaggaggccACCCTAGGGCATCCCCTGTAAAGAGGGCCAAGATACCCGGTCAGCCAGGGCCGTTTCTTCCAGTCGGGGGCAGCGTGCGAGCAAGCGGAAGCTGAGGCTGTGCATCTGGCCAATGAGATGCAGGCAGAGTACTGGTCTGTGTCAGCTAAGACGGGTGAGTAGTGTACCCCACGTGGACCTATTTCTGAAAGACTGCCGGGCGCAGAAATACAAAGAGCAAAGCTGGAAATCCAACCTCTGGGAGTGAAAGGCAGGCAGTGCCTGGCTCAGGAGAGATTCCGAGGCTGTGGGAACTCGGAAATGGGGCCAGCAGTCCTCCCATCAGGTACATGGAGACAGTGTGTATCTGGCCAAGGACTAGGCATGAATTGAAACCGGAGATGGCACCCCCAGGCCACCACAAATAGCTGGCAGGCAGTGCCTGTGCCTGGGGCCCTCTGCTGCTTCCCCTATCCATCTACACTATAGCACCCACCCTCCTTGATGACAGGAACAGGTAGGTTCACTGAGGTCCCATGGTGAGGAAAGTAGGGTTCCACAGCACAGTTCCACAGGTCATTAGTTACACACGGGCGATGGTCACGCGATGGTCATGTCGGCTCCCGAGACCTGGAGGAGGGTGCACACAGATTCCGTGAAAGGGCCAACAGTGCGTGGGTGGCACACAGAGAGAAGGCACACATCCAAGCCCTGCTTGTCCCCAGTCATGCAAGGGTTGAGGAGCAACTGATCAAGAGGGTGGGTGCTAG encodes:
- the Rab36 gene encoding ras-related protein Rab-36; the protein is MRSSWTPLGPPVSQDRIITSFPKWYTPDACLQLKEHFHSRVSTACQHRNTGTAGLRLSKVVVVGDLYVGKTSLIHRLCKNVFDHDYKATIGVDFEIERFEIAGIPYSLQIWDTAGQEKFKCIASAYYRGAQVIITAFDLTDVQTLEHTRQWLEDVLRENEAGSCFIFLVGTKKDLLSGAACEQAEAEAVHLANEMQAEYWSVSAKTGENVKAFFSRVAALAFEQSVLQDLEKRPSTQSQVGDGDGDLIRIEVPKTQENKRPPGLGCC
- the Rab36 gene encoding ras-related protein Rab-36 isoform X2, with product MRSSWTPLGPPVSQDRIITSFPKWYTPDACLQLKEHFHSRVSTACQHRNTGTAGLRLSKVVVVGDLYVGKTSLIHRLCKNVFDHDYKATIGVDFEIERFEIAGIPYSLQIWDTAGQEKFKCIASAYYRGAQAHLLLIGCWVSLCVQ